In Methanosarcina barkeri MS, a single window of DNA contains:
- a CDS encoding DUF2173 family protein, which produces MIVQECNLSLDELLKFDGVMAAGIFSPEGKLVEYKSRDEMPKEMAEMTAKFCGAVNLMFDALASAYTQLYKMNWVPQQNWMYSGGDWTVMISGTRGVFVEKSKADLKKLFTALGMC; this is translated from the coding sequence ATGATTGTACAGGAATGCAATTTATCGTTAGATGAACTTCTGAAGTTTGATGGGGTAATGGCAGCCGGGATTTTCAGTCCCGAAGGAAAGCTTGTGGAGTATAAGTCCAGGGATGAAATGCCAAAAGAGATGGCTGAGATGACTGCCAAGTTCTGCGGAGCCGTGAACCTGATGTTCGATGCTCTGGCCAGTGCTTACACGCAACTCTACAAGATGAACTGGGTACCTCAGCAAAACTGGATGTACAGCGGCGGCGACTGGACTGTTATGATCTCGGGAACAAGAGGGGTTTTTGTTGAGAAGTCAAAGGCGGATTTAAAAAAGCTCTTTACGGCCTTGGGAATGTGTTAA
- a CDS encoding DUF2254 family protein has protein sequence MMRVCRIIDNLKPKIKRLWLLIPLFLLVKYYIVYLKHFSGSITTNPNSALYLLTTIVQSEVTIVAIIISLSVVVIQYYASSYSSRIIDILINDKKLWIPIILYGISIVSSLCLIRWIDQDNKYPMLENWYSLILTVSIIAHISLINSVSHFLKLMKPDSIINILVTKISIQSLSNSWISKVELPSRISKDEPRIDRITTKQNDEIDPILPVVDIINASIVRSDYATVSYGLKKVLTHYSDIIINNTLSETQIKKISEHVFDRIFKVCQLALNKKDVNSVDIMLKYYDMLGRIYIVNSQNLNSPCINYFLKQGLKILNSVYDTLGIQRSEERVTQNNFLMMSYVTFLSEYYLKEVFKSIIKIKNDDFIGLSKDLINCIHDIGMFTFHKVEISTFIYPEPDTHIQAVESVESSISELSYILGDIGVAAINSDSKPALDEVIYALNDIGKESIDKNLIHSFLHIIKNLNIIGKESAKKGVEFESSTKQIVECLENLASKINVNSETFSGKTQNQVIEYHKYIKLKYKYKTTEDALKELNDRVESIITAISSDVYTIAIESIKNNLLDATRQCLISLEIIERILQDDTESRIISEHIRNLGLEVVKKEQTFPLMKDIIKSLYSIGILQFGYMFDWDRDLEKRQEFLEKEYSGYLAKGLQNSYSNFANSADFKDIGDSNYTMYLDDIIHGEKTLIIGDEEKRDIKCLSLKDINDGYRTTKLFKCSDFQDTGKAYYRIPELLEELTNPILEYALKSPSDKTIKPLTMIIECSENFGIMSIHFRNKFSLNEIIIRSLVEIGDSFDDFKYSKYNKDNKAWEYLDFVTEIVSNSIYKLAIESLKYKFVDFDTLHQQVECLIRIQRKYHNIFHVEDKFERILEMIKEYEIKESEHNEIIKLIENAIEEFKKLKTSDRKIGS, from the coding sequence ATGATGAGAGTGTGTAGAATAATTGATAATCTCAAACCAAAAATAAAAAGACTTTGGCTCTTAATACCTCTTTTTCTTTTAGTTAAATATTATATTGTTTACCTTAAACATTTTAGTGGGTCTATAACTACTAACCCAAATAGTGCTTTATATCTATTGACCACCATAGTCCAAAGTGAGGTTACTATAGTTGCTATAATTATCAGTTTAAGTGTAGTTGTGATACAATATTATGCATCTTCATACTCGTCAAGAATTATTGATATATTAATAAATGATAAAAAGCTCTGGATACCTATAATATTATATGGGATTTCTATAGTTTCTTCTCTTTGTCTTATTAGATGGATAGATCAAGATAATAAGTATCCAATGTTGGAAAATTGGTATAGTCTGATTCTCACAGTTTCAATTATTGCACATATAAGTTTAATCAATTCAGTTTCACATTTCTTGAAATTAATGAAACCAGATTCAATAATAAATATTTTAGTTACGAAAATTAGTATACAAAGCTTATCTAATTCCTGGATATCCAAAGTTGAATTACCCAGTAGGATTTCTAAAGATGAACCAAGAATTGATAGAATTACTACAAAACAAAACGATGAGATAGACCCAATTCTTCCAGTTGTTGACATTATAAATGCTTCAATTGTACGATCTGATTACGCTACAGTAAGTTATGGACTCAAAAAAGTATTAACACATTATTCAGATATTATTATAAATAATACACTTAGTGAGACACAAATAAAAAAAATATCAGAGCATGTATTTGATCGCATATTTAAAGTCTGTCAGTTAGCATTGAACAAAAAAGATGTCAATTCTGTTGATATAATGTTAAAATATTATGATATGTTAGGGAGAATTTATATTGTTAATTCACAAAATCTAAATTCGCCATGTATCAATTATTTCTTAAAACAAGGGTTAAAAATTTTAAATTCAGTATATGACACTTTGGGTATACAAAGATCTGAAGAAAGAGTAACACAAAATAATTTTCTAATGATGTCATATGTCACTTTTTTATCCGAGTATTATCTAAAAGAAGTTTTTAAGTCAATTATAAAAATAAAAAACGATGACTTTATTGGATTATCAAAAGACTTGATAAACTGTATTCATGATATTGGAATGTTTACTTTTCATAAAGTTGAAATATCTACTTTTATTTATCCAGAGCCAGATACACATATTCAAGCTGTGGAAAGTGTAGAAAGTTCAATATCTGAATTATCATATATTTTAGGCGATATAGGAGTCGCTGCAATTAATTCAGATTCAAAGCCTGCATTAGATGAAGTTATTTATGCTCTTAATGATATTGGAAAAGAGTCTATTGATAAGAATCTCATACATAGTTTTTTACACATTATTAAAAATTTAAATATTATTGGTAAAGAATCCGCGAAAAAAGGAGTGGAATTTGAGTCTTCAACTAAGCAAATAGTGGAGTGTTTAGAAAACTTAGCATCTAAAATAAATGTCAATTCAGAAACATTTTCAGGCAAAACACAAAATCAAGTCATTGAATATCACAAATATATTAAATTAAAGTATAAATATAAAACAACAGAAGATGCATTGAAAGAGTTGAATGATAGAGTAGAATCTATAATTACAGCAATTTCCTCTGATGTGTATACCATTGCCATAGAATCTATTAAAAATAACCTGTTAGACGCAACAAGGCAGTGTCTTATTTCACTTGAAATTATTGAAAGAATTCTTCAAGACGATACTGAATCAAGGATTATTAGTGAGCATATAAGAAACCTTGGACTAGAAGTAGTAAAAAAAGAACAAACTTTTCCCTTAATGAAAGACATAATTAAATCTCTATACTCAATAGGAATATTGCAATTTGGCTACATGTTTGATTGGGACCGGGATCTAGAAAAACGACAAGAATTTTTAGAGAAAGAGTATAGTGGTTATTTAGCAAAGGGATTACAAAATAGCTATTCTAATTTTGCAAATTCTGCGGACTTTAAGGATATTGGGGACTCTAATTATACAATGTATCTGGATGATATAATTCATGGAGAAAAGACATTAATAATTGGTGACGAAGAGAAAAGAGATATAAAATGCCTTTCTCTTAAAGACATAAATGATGGGTATAGAACTACAAAATTATTTAAATGTAGTGATTTCCAAGATACAGGGAAAGCATATTACAGAATACCAGAATTATTAGAAGAACTTACTAACCCTATTCTAGAGTACGCATTAAAATCGCCATCTGATAAAACGATAAAACCCTTAACTATGATAATCGAATGTTCTGAAAATTTTGGAATAATGTCTATTCATTTCCGAAATAAATTTTCATTAAACGAAATAATTATACGTTCTCTTGTTGAAATTGGAGACTCGTTTGATGATTTTAAGTACTCAAAATATAATAAAGACAATAAAGCTTGGGAGTATTTAGATTTCGTGACAGAAATTGTTTCGAACTCTATTTATAAATTAGCAATTGAATCATTAAAATACAAATTTGTAGATTTTGATACGCTCCATCAACAGGTTGAGTGTTTAATACGTATACAGAGAAAATATCACAATATATTTCATGTGGAAGATAAATTTGAGAGAATATTAGAAATGATAAAGGAATATGAGATTAAAGAGTCTGAACATAATGAAATCATAAAGTTGATAGAAAATGCAATTGAAGAATTTAAAAAACTGAAAACATCAGATAGAAAAATCGGTTCATGA
- a CDS encoding site-2 protease family protein, translated as MQSSFKIGNIMDIPIKLDTSFLLALPISAYFFAINSQPYGFAGVEPTIVRYALSTLSAIFLFVSVLLHELSHAYLAKRYGANIYSITLLLFGGVASMEIPQKPGQEAKIAFAGPLMSLVIGFICLFTYNFVISSNSALSQSPIFLIIWILGSMNLVLGIFNLLPAFPMDGGRILRSVFARKMSYVKATHSAASIGKFIAILMAIYGIYVGDIWFTLIAFYIYGSASNEDRFYSELDRSV; from the coding sequence ATGCAGTCATCTTTTAAAATCGGAAACATAATGGACATACCTATCAAACTGGATACATCCTTCCTTCTGGCACTTCCGATATCTGCATATTTTTTCGCGATCAATTCACAGCCATATGGTTTTGCGGGAGTTGAGCCAACTATAGTTAGATACGCTCTTTCTACTCTTTCTGCTATCTTCCTTTTTGTCTCAGTACTTTTACATGAACTTTCACACGCTTATCTTGCAAAGCGTTACGGGGCCAATATTTATAGCATCACTCTTCTCCTTTTTGGAGGTGTAGCCTCTATGGAGATCCCGCAGAAACCCGGACAGGAAGCAAAAATAGCTTTTGCAGGGCCTTTAATGAGCCTCGTAATAGGTTTTATCTGCCTGTTCACATACAATTTCGTAATATCCTCTAACTCTGCGCTTTCTCAAAGCCCTATATTTCTTATTATCTGGATCCTTGGATCAATGAACTTAGTGCTTGGGATCTTTAATTTACTGCCTGCTTTTCCTATGGATGGAGGCAGGATACTCCGTTCAGTTTTTGCCAGGAAAATGTCGTATGTAAAGGCTACTCATAGTGCAGCTTCCATCGGAAAGTTTATTGCTATTCTCATGGCGATTTATGGAATTTACGTAGGTGATATCTGGTTTACCCTAATTGCTTTCTATATTTATGGCAGCGCATCTAATGAGGATCGATTTTATTCAGAATTAGACAGATCTGTATGA